In uncultured Methanobrevibacter sp., a single genomic region encodes these proteins:
- a CDS encoding STT3 domain-containing protein, with the protein MNKETMMTVAKSVLIIVILLAFVFALKLPAADLNILSDDMKGEYIDSSGLPYFSEMDSYYNYRLTNDYVEHGFVGDEMVNGSEWDMHRYAPTGNKINYELGIVYITSFFHSLFPDHTVKEVAFWTGAFVSIFAVIPAFIFARRLTNDYGAIVATVIIALAPNYFAHTFPGFFDTDMFYYIFSLFFIFFFVECIRAKNIIFKVLFAVLSILSIGLFSISWTGYIFYVGLMGVFAVVYLIACYIFNVGEDDPSEYSSKISWFIHQNALLSIIILGVVGVIGLAVFRGIDGVTGLFGNLLGLLSLQSASRAINGFPNVLVSVAEMQLPSLLGSGMTSAFLASTDGVVNGMGGISVLFAGLAVLYVLIKRVFGFRNAKVKTDNTKAKKPSKDKRVASAKKIDDERRFNLNVGSFNFGSVEELLTSKRTTILYATLFVVWVVITALAVSRGSRFITTIVLPFALLTGIFVGFATDYIKNKLTDDRILVVLFFFTGFLAAIPLAQINSMYGIVLFLIIVVAGLITVYALKSSASKKVPLKKYVLIVALVLALISPSICAAYQTSANVVPGTSDSMWNAMAWVNENTDNDTVITSWWDFGYLFEVAADRQVTFDGGSQSGDRAFWLGQAMTTSNLDLSAGIFRMLDTTGTSAQEALIEYTGDASKATSILIDILPRTADDAQKTLTSKYNLNDEQARTVVNFTHPDNPRPVIFVASSDMLGKAAWWTYFGNWNFENQTSENYYYYVPRTGGVDVQPGQTGKVNLITDGPVEFNAVITRGTGNNTTSGYTEALYSQTGEQVKVNNTTYNPLNISNIIVIEDGYIMKNESVGDVKDANFTLFLMGNKNQYTPILFSNELADSMFTRLYLLGGAGQNIFENVHVENGVMLFNVNFNNTVAGGGSGSSSTNTTSNSTSN; encoded by the coding sequence ATGAATAAAGAAACTATGATGACAGTAGCTAAATCAGTGCTTATTATAGTAATCTTATTAGCTTTTGTCTTTGCATTAAAACTTCCTGCAGCCGATTTAAATATTCTATCCGATGATATGAAGGGTGAATATATAGATTCTTCAGGTCTTCCTTATTTTAGTGAAATGGATTCATATTATAACTATAGGTTGACCAACGACTATGTAGAACACGGTTTTGTAGGAGATGAAATGGTAAATGGTAGTGAGTGGGATATGCATAGGTACGCTCCTACGGGTAACAAGATTAATTACGAACTGGGTATTGTATATATTACGTCATTTTTCCATAGCCTGTTCCCAGATCACACTGTAAAAGAAGTTGCATTCTGGACTGGTGCATTCGTTTCAATTTTTGCTGTTATTCCCGCATTTATATTTGCAAGAAGACTGACAAATGATTACGGAGCGATTGTAGCCACAGTGATTATTGCGCTTGCTCCAAACTACTTTGCGCACACATTCCCAGGATTTTTCGATACAGATATGTTCTATTACATATTTTCGCTGTTCTTTATATTCTTCTTTGTAGAGTGTATACGGGCGAAAAATATTATTTTCAAGGTATTATTTGCGGTACTGTCAATTTTATCAATTGGACTGTTTTCCATATCCTGGACTGGTTATATCTTTTACGTAGGTCTTATGGGTGTATTTGCAGTTGTTTATCTGATTGCATGTTACATCTTCAATGTTGGTGAAGATGATCCAAGCGAGTATTCAAGCAAGATCAGCTGGTTTATACATCAAAATGCATTATTGTCTATAATAATTTTAGGTGTTGTTGGTGTTATCGGTCTTGCAGTTTTCAGAGGTATAGATGGAGTAACCGGTTTATTCGGTAACTTACTGGGATTACTTTCCCTGCAATCCGCTTCAAGGGCTATTAACGGATTCCCGAACGTTCTTGTTTCTGTTGCAGAGATGCAATTACCAAGTCTGCTTGGTAGCGGAATGACTTCAGCATTTTTAGCTAGTACCGATGGTGTAGTTAACGGTATGGGTGGTATCTCTGTATTGTTTGCAGGTTTAGCAGTATTATATGTATTGATTAAAAGAGTTTTCGGTTTCAGAAATGCTAAAGTAAAAACCGACAATACAAAAGCTAAAAAACCTTCAAAAGATAAAAGGGTTGCTTCAGCTAAAAAAATTGATGATGAACGTAGATTTAATTTAAATGTAGGCAGTTTCAACTTCGGTTCAGTTGAAGAACTTTTAACTTCAAAACGTACAACTATTTTATATGCAACATTATTTGTTGTTTGGGTAGTAATTACAGCTCTTGCGGTAAGTAGAGGTTCAAGGTTCATTACCACAATCGTATTGCCGTTTGCTCTTCTTACTGGTATATTTGTTGGATTTGCCACAGATTACATTAAAAATAAATTAACTGACGACAGAATTCTTGTTGTATTATTCTTCTTTACAGGATTTTTGGCAGCTATACCATTGGCCCAAATAAACAGCATGTACGGAATTGTCCTGTTCCTGATTATTGTAGTCGCAGGTTTAATAACTGTTTATGCCCTTAAATCAAGCGCAAGTAAAAAAGTGCCTCTTAAAAAGTACGTGTTAATTGTTGCTCTTGTACTGGCATTGATTTCACCATCTATCTGTGCTGCTTATCAGACTTCAGCAAACGTTGTTCCTGGTACCAGCGATTCAATGTGGAATGCAATGGCATGGGTAAATGAAAATACCGATAACGATACTGTAATCACATCCTGGTGGGACTTCGGGTACCTGTTTGAGGTTGCCGCAGACAGGCAAGTAACCTTCGATGGAGGTTCTCAATCAGGTGACCGGGCATTCTGGCTCGGACAGGCGATGACTACCAGCAATCTGGATCTATCGGCAGGTATCTTCAGAATGTTGGATACAACAGGTACAAGCGCTCAGGAAGCATTGATTGAATATACTGGAGACGCATCTAAAGCTACCAGCATATTAATTGATATCTTACCTAGAACAGCAGATGACGCTCAAAAAACTTTAACAAGCAAGTATAACTTGAATGATGAACAGGCACGTACTGTAGTCAACTTTACTCACCCTGACAACCCACGTCCTGTAATATTTGTTGCATCTTCAGATATGCTTGGAAAAGCGGCCTGGTGGACTTACTTCGGAAACTGGAACTTTGAAAACCAAACTTCCGAAAACTACTACTACTACGTACCTAGAACAGGCGGTGTTGATGTGCAGCCTGGTCAAACCGGTAAAGTAAACTTGATTACCGACGGACCAGTTGAATTCAATGCGGTCATTACCAGAGGTACAGGTAACAATACCACTTCAGGTTACACTGAAGCGCTTTACTCACAAACAGGTGAGCAGGTTAAAGTCAACAACACTACATACAACCCATTGAACATTTCCAATATAATCGTTATTGAAGACGGTTATATCATGAAAAACGAGTCTGTTGGTGATGTCAAGGACGCCAACTTCACCCTGTTCCTGATGGGTA
- the topA gene encoding DNA topoisomerase I, which yields MREVIICEKPSSAEKIAKALSSSAKKKVYNKKVKYWELTRDSKDITVVSGVGHLYSLLPKDSKYRVSFNLHWVPSYEASKSSSFTKNYLNAIKKFGKGADSYIHACDYDVEGTLIGYNALKYACGEDSLNKSSRMKFSTLTKKDIVDAYENRIDIDMHQVDNGIARHILDYYFGMNLSIALSDAVKKTKHRFLKLSVGRVQTPTLSILVNREKEIRDFVPEPYWNLRAILDFEDIEIKHVDGNIFDKQRAEEIFNKCNGKDATVDKITLSNSKTKPPVPFDLSGLQAEAYNVFGFSPKRTQVAAQNLYSAGYTSYPRTSSQKLPESLGFANIFKQLSANSEFKKHIDKLPSKLKPHNGKKEDAAHPPIHPTGILPTSKLNKDEQKIYDLIVYRFIAVFFDSAKFETMKTILDIEGEKFKFSRRRVTYKGWMEHYPFRKIDNEPFPDVEEGDLMSVKELIKDEKETKPPARYNQASLIKELEKKNLGTKATRADIVDKLYDRKYIEGTKIEVNALGEHLIDTLNTYCNNLTSEELTRDLENKLEGINQDKTTRDSVVNEGEQDVKEILDDINKNVKGIGSKLYEAYQLSNIIGECSCGGKLVKRSGRYGKFVGCTNYPDCNVTYSIPRNASVIKKTCEKCGLPMIAAGKGKNRREMCLDPNCGKDAAATKNHNPEEIGECPKCGKTLLKRSGRFGEFVGCSGFPKCNFTCSLEELESKLNNSD from the coding sequence ATGCGTGAAGTAATAATTTGCGAAAAACCTAGTTCTGCTGAAAAAATAGCAAAAGCACTTTCATCAAGTGCCAAAAAGAAAGTATATAATAAGAAAGTTAAATATTGGGAATTAACAAGGGATTCAAAGGATATTACTGTCGTTTCTGGTGTTGGACATTTGTATTCATTGCTGCCTAAGGATTCAAAATACCGAGTATCATTCAATCTTCATTGGGTTCCGTCCTACGAAGCAAGCAAAAGCAGTTCTTTTACTAAAAATTATCTCAATGCAATTAAAAAATTTGGAAAAGGTGCTGATTCTTATATCCATGCTTGCGATTATGATGTTGAAGGAACATTAATTGGTTATAATGCCTTAAAATATGCCTGCGGTGAAGATTCCCTTAATAAGTCATCAAGAATGAAATTCTCCACATTAACAAAAAAGGACATTGTCGATGCTTATGAAAACAGAATTGACATTGACATGCACCAGGTCGACAATGGTATTGCACGACATATCCTGGATTATTATTTCGGAATGAATCTTTCAATTGCTCTTTCAGATGCCGTTAAAAAAACCAAGCACAGGTTTTTGAAATTGTCTGTAGGTAGGGTTCAAACTCCTACACTTTCCATTCTTGTAAACCGTGAAAAGGAAATCAGGGATTTTGTTCCTGAACCTTATTGGAATTTAAGGGCTATTCTTGACTTTGAAGATATTGAAATAAAGCATGTTGACGGAAATATCTTTGATAAACAGCGTGCTGAAGAAATTTTTAACAAATGCAACGGCAAGGATGCTACAGTTGATAAAATCACTCTTTCAAACTCCAAAACCAAACCTCCTGTTCCTTTTGATTTAAGCGGACTTCAGGCAGAAGCCTATAATGTGTTTGGTTTTTCACCTAAAAGAACTCAGGTTGCAGCTCAAAACCTCTACAGTGCAGGTTATACTTCCTATCCACGTACATCATCTCAAAAATTACCTGAAAGTTTGGGCTTTGCAAATATATTCAAGCAACTGTCTGCCAATTCAGAGTTTAAAAAGCATATTGACAAGCTGCCTTCAAAATTAAAACCTCACAATGGTAAAAAAGAGGATGCAGCTCACCCTCCAATCCACCCTACAGGAATTTTACCTACATCCAAATTAAACAAGGATGAACAGAAGATTTATGATTTAATCGTTTACAGATTTATAGCAGTATTTTTCGATTCAGCCAAATTTGAAACCATGAAAACCATTTTGGACATTGAAGGTGAAAAATTCAAGTTTTCAAGAAGAAGGGTTACATATAAAGGATGGATGGAACATTATCCTTTCAGAAAGATTGACAATGAACCTTTCCCTGATGTTGAAGAGGGAGATTTGATGAGTGTCAAGGAGCTTATTAAGGATGAAAAAGAAACTAAACCTCCTGCCCGTTATAATCAGGCTTCTCTTATAAAGGAACTTGAAAAGAAAAACCTCGGAACCAAGGCAACCCGTGCAGATATTGTCGATAAGCTCTATGACAGGAAATATATAGAAGGAACTAAAATCGAAGTAAATGCATTGGGTGAGCATCTAATCGATACATTAAATACCTACTGTAATAACCTAACAAGCGAAGAACTAACTAGGGATTTGGAAAATAAGCTCGAAGGAATCAACCAGGATAAAACCACAAGAGACAGTGTTGTAAATGAAGGCGAACAGGATGTCAAGGAGATTTTGGATGACATCAACAAAAACGTTAAGGGCATAGGATCCAAACTATATGAGGCCTATCAGCTCAGTAACATCATTGGTGAGTGCAGCTGTGGCGGAAAACTTGTTAAAAGATCCGGCCGCTATGGTAAATTTGTTGGATGTACCAATTATCCTGACTGTAATGTTACATATTCAATTCCTAGAAATGCCAGTGTCATTAAAAAGACATGCGAAAAATGCGGTCTTCCAATGATTGCTGCGGGTAAGGGTAAGAACAGAAGGGAAATGTGTCTTGATCCGAATTGTGGAAAGGATGCTGCCGCTACAAAAAACCATAATCCTGAAGAAATAGGGGAATGTCCTAAATGTGGAAAAACTCTCCTTAAACGTTCAGGAAGGTTTGGAGAATTCGTCGGTTGCAGCGGATTTCCAAAATGCAACTTTACCTGTTCTTTAGAAGAACTTGAGTCTAAATTGAATAATTCAGATTAA
- the serB gene encoding phosphoserine phosphatase SerB, whose product MIKLVVFDLDNVIIDGEAIDEIGKLANVEEDIAEITEKAMQGEIDFETSIKDRVQLLEGTSIEDIEKVADDLPLMPGAEKTIACLKDKDVDVAIISGSFDVVAEKVKDKLGVDTVYTNSFTVEDGKLTGEVTGPLVSGNKLDVLKDHVEEAGITLDEVVAVGDGANDISMIESAGCGIAFNAKDSVKEIADVVVDEKDLCKVLDEILNQLSTEEETEAVDDEEAVEEDAEEAEAADNEEVAEEEAAEEPAETEEAEAVEEEVEETEAAEEPAESEEAKEKEDKKALPKSEFVLADTMEGVRKQKDEKEAEISKVAEEREEFNRIAKEQRKIRDELNASLKENLNKAIEYRNERNEINKEVEAAKKARNEANNKIKNLEWSSGKRDKIKIENEIKKIDKIIETRVLDIKKENQLVKNANDLRKQLMEIHEDESVKAEAQELKKVSEEEHEKVIELSEKAQEAHEEMLTYFRKTDDIRTAADEAHKKFIEARKNASAKHEEFKAILSDIHVINKKLGSNKPKKRRNENKGSSGGNKNREEKERAEEIFAKFKQGGKVSTEEILLLQKYNIG is encoded by the coding sequence TTGATTAAACTTGTAGTATTTGACTTAGATAACGTTATTATTGATGGTGAAGCGATAGATGAGATAGGTAAATTAGCAAATGTTGAAGAAGACATAGCTGAAATTACAGAAAAAGCTATGCAAGGTGAAATAGACTTTGAAACTTCTATTAAAGACAGAGTTCAACTTCTTGAAGGAACTTCTATTGAAGACATCGAGAAAGTTGCTGATGATCTTCCATTAATGCCTGGCGCTGAAAAAACCATCGCATGTCTAAAAGATAAAGATGTAGATGTAGCTATCATTAGTGGTAGTTTTGATGTAGTGGCTGAAAAAGTAAAAGATAAACTCGGTGTTGACACAGTTTATACTAATAGTTTCACAGTCGAAGATGGTAAATTAACTGGTGAAGTGACTGGTCCTTTAGTATCTGGTAATAAATTAGATGTATTAAAAGACCATGTTGAAGAAGCAGGAATTACTTTAGATGAAGTAGTTGCTGTTGGAGATGGCGCAAACGACATTTCCATGATTGAATCAGCTGGCTGCGGAATTGCATTCAATGCAAAAGATTCCGTAAAAGAAATTGCTGATGTAGTAGTAGATGAAAAAGACTTGTGCAAAGTCTTAGATGAAATTCTTAATCAATTATCCACTGAAGAAGAAACTGAAGCTGTTGACGACGAAGAAGCTGTTGAAGAAGATGCAGAAGAAGCTGAAGCTGCAGACAACGAAGAAGTTGCTGAAGAAGAAGCTGCTGAAGAACCTGCTGAAACTGAAGAAGCTGAAGCTGTTGAAGAAGAAGTCGAAGAAACCGAAGCTGCTGAAGAACCTGCTGAATCTGAAGAAGCTAAAGAGAAAGAAGATAAAAAAGCACTCCCTAAATCTGAATTTGTTCTTGCTGACACCATGGAAGGTGTAAGAAAACAAAAAGATGAAAAAGAAGCTGAAATCTCCAAAGTTGCAGAAGAAAGGGAAGAATTCAATAGAATAGCTAAAGAACAACGCAAAATCCGTGATGAATTAAATGCATCATTGAAAGAAAACTTAAATAAAGCTATTGAATACAGAAACGAGCGTAATGAAATCAACAAAGAAGTTGAAGCTGCTAAAAAGGCTCGTAACGAAGCTAATAATAAAATCAAAAATCTCGAATGGTCTTCAGGTAAACGCGATAAAATCAAAATAGAAAATGAAATCAAAAAGATTGATAAAATCATTGAAACTCGCGTTTTAGACATTAAAAAAGAAAATCAGCTTGTTAAAAATGCAAATGATTTAAGAAAACAGTTAATGGAAATTCATGAAGATGAATCCGTTAAAGCTGAAGCTCAAGAACTCAAAAAAGTATCTGAAGAAGAACATGAAAAAGTTATTGAACTTTCTGAAAAAGCTCAAGAAGCTCACGAAGAAATGCTCACCTACTTCAGAAAAACTGATGATATTAGAACTGCTGCTGACGAAGCTCATAAAAAATTCATCGAAGCACGTAAAAACGCTTCTGCTAAACATGAAGAATTTAAAGCTATCTTAAGCGACATTCATGTTATCAACAAAAAATTAGGTTCCAACAAACCTAAGAAAAGAAGAAATGAAAACAAAGGCAGTTCCGGCGGTAACAAAAACCGTGAAGAAAAAGAAAGAGCTGAAGAAATCTTTGCTAAATTTAAACAAGGTGGAAAAGTTTCCACAGAAGAGATCTTACTCTTGCAAAAATATAATATAGGTTAA
- a CDS encoding TATA-box-binding protein, producing the protein MTDVDIKIENIVASASIGKDIDLKEIESSNALEGVSYNREQFPGLVFKLPEPKTAALIFGSGKLVCTGAKSIDDSKIAIKKTVDLMRTVDTDIPEEFEIKIQNIVASANLESTLNLEAVALELEDTEYEPEQFPGLVYRLSDPKVVLLLFGSGKVVCTGAKTRSDAKLGVERAYDRLSELDLI; encoded by the coding sequence TTGACCGATGTTGATATAAAAATAGAAAACATTGTGGCTTCTGCAAGCATTGGTAAAGACATCGATTTAAAAGAAATTGAAAGCTCTAATGCGTTAGAGGGCGTTTCATATAATCGTGAACAATTTCCAGGTCTAGTTTTCAAACTTCCAGAACCGAAAACAGCAGCTTTAATTTTTGGGTCTGGTAAACTTGTTTGTACTGGAGCAAAATCTATAGATGATTCTAAAATTGCTATTAAGAAGACTGTAGATTTAATGAGGACTGTCGATACTGACATTCCTGAAGAATTTGAAATTAAAATTCAAAACATTGTGGCTTCTGCTAACTTAGAATCCACATTAAACTTAGAGGCTGTAGCTTTAGAACTTGAAGATACTGAATATGAACCAGAACAATTCCCTGGTTTAGTATACAGATTATCTGATCCTAAAGTGGTCTTATTATTATTTGGTTCCGGAAAAGTTGTATGTACTGGAGCTAAAACACGTAGCGATGCTAAATTAGGCGTCGAAAGAGCTTACGATAGATTAAGTGAGCTAGATTTAATATAA
- the cyaB gene encoding class IV adenylate cyclase has product MIEVEVKAKIDSFEEIENKLEKIGAQKSKKEFQEDIYFNSPVVDFAKTDEALRIRTTKENDKTNIFITYKGPKIDSASKTRKEIEMGIDDAEKCSQIFEEIGFKKVRTVRKNRQYYTYKNFEISLDDIEGLEPYMEIEIGLDDNEDYSDAQNKIFELFEKLGITDGFERTSYLELLEKLYK; this is encoded by the coding sequence ATGATTGAAGTTGAAGTAAAAGCAAAAATAGACAGTTTTGAAGAAATAGAAAATAAACTCGAGAAGATAGGCGCACAAAAAAGCAAAAAGGAATTTCAGGAAGACATCTACTTTAACAGCCCCGTTGTGGATTTTGCAAAAACAGATGAAGCCCTGAGAATAAGAACAACAAAGGAAAATGACAAAACAAACATATTCATAACCTACAAAGGACCGAAAATAGACTCTGCATCAAAAACCAGAAAAGAAATAGAAATGGGAATTGATGATGCTGAAAAATGCTCACAAATCTTTGAAGAAATAGGATTTAAGAAAGTGAGAACCGTCAGAAAAAACAGACAGTATTATACATACAAAAATTTTGAAATATCTTTAGACGACATTGAAGGTCTTGAGCCATATATGGAAATAGAAATTGGACTGGATGACAATGAAGACTATTCTGATGCTCAAAATAAAATATTCGAGTTATTTGAAAAATTAGGCATCACAGACGGATTTGAAAGAACATCCTATCTGGAGCTATTAGAAAAGTTATATAAATAA
- a CDS encoding homocitrate synthase family protein — MQYFISHYNKETELTFPDDITIYDTTLRDGEQTPGVCFSFDEKMEIARKLDQFKIHQIEAGFPIVSEKEKESVKAIANEGFDATILGLTRTKAEDIDVALDCDVDGIITFVGTSDIHLDHKMHITRQDAINLCETAVDYAKDHGLFVAFSAEDATRTDIDFLKRIYGKAQECKADRVHIADTTGAITPQGIKYLVEELVKDIDIDIAVHLHNDFGLAVINSITGVLAGAKAVSTTVNGIGERAGNASLEELIMAMKILYGKDYGFKTKYIKELSDLVSEASGLPIPYNKPVVGNNVFRHESGIHVDAVIEEPLCYEPYLPELVGQKRQLVLGKHSGCRAVRAKLNECELDVSDEELIEIVRQVKKSREEGKYINDQVFREIVKKSKK; from the coding sequence TTGCAATATTTTATAAGTCATTATAATAAAGAAACAGAATTGACATTTCCTGATGACATTACAATTTATGACACAACTTTAAGAGACGGTGAACAAACACCAGGAGTCTGTTTTAGCTTTGATGAAAAAATGGAAATCGCAAGAAAACTGGATCAGTTTAAGATACACCAGATTGAGGCCGGTTTTCCAATAGTTTCCGAAAAAGAAAAGGAAAGCGTAAAGGCAATAGCAAATGAAGGATTTGACGCTACAATTCTTGGATTGACCCGGACAAAAGCTGAAGACATAGATGTTGCGCTTGACTGTGATGTGGACGGAATTATTACATTTGTCGGAACATCAGACATTCATCTGGACCATAAAATGCACATTACAAGACAGGACGCAATAAATTTATGTGAAACTGCTGTAGACTATGCAAAAGATCACGGTTTATTTGTAGCATTTTCAGCAGAGGATGCAACAAGGACAGATATTGACTTTTTAAAACGCATATATGGTAAAGCTCAGGAATGTAAAGCTGACAGAGTACATATTGCAGACACTACCGGAGCCATTACCCCACAAGGAATCAAATACCTGGTTGAAGAGCTTGTAAAAGATATCGATATAGATATCGCAGTTCATCTGCACAATGACTTCGGACTGGCAGTAATAAATTCAATTACAGGAGTTTTAGCAGGTGCAAAAGCTGTATCAACAACAGTCAATGGTATTGGAGAAAGAGCAGGTAATGCATCTCTTGAAGAACTTATCATGGCAATGAAAATCCTTTACGGAAAAGATTACGGATTCAAAACCAAATACATCAAGGAATTATCCGATTTGGTATCCGAAGCCAGCGGACTTCCTATTCCATACAACAAGCCGGTTGTTGGAAACAATGTGTTCAGACATGAATCAGGAATTCACGTTGATGCAGTTATCGAAGAACCTTTATGCTACGAACCGTACCTTCCGGAACTGGTTGGTCAAAAAAGACAGCTTGTTTTGGGAAAACATTCAGGATGCAGAGCAGTCAGAGCAAAATTGAATGAATGCGAACTGGACGTTAGTGATGAAGAACTCATCGAAATCGTAAGACAGGTTAAAAAATCCAGAGAGGAAGGAAAATACATTAACGATCAGGTATTTAGGGAAATCGTTAAAAAATCAAAAAAATAG
- the hacA gene encoding homoaconitase large subunit, whose amino-acid sequence MNITEKILSKKAGHEVTPGEIIEIPVDLAMSHDGTSPPAIKTFEKVEDKVWDPEKIAIIFDHNVPANTIGSAEFQKVCRDFIKTQKITKNFIHGEGICHQVVPEMGLVEPGMVVVGADSHTCTYGAFGAFSTGMGATDLAMVWATGKTWFMVPEAIRMEIEGELNPYIAPKDIILNIIGEIGIAGATYKTAEFCGPTIENMGVEGRATMCNMAIEMGAKNGIMEPNRDVIDYVCKRTGKSESELNIVKSDEDAIYSQEMHFDISDMEPQIACPNDVDNVCDISKIEGTIIDQCLIGSCTNGRLSDLKDACDILENQKISDDIRLLILPASREIYKKAMHLGYIDTFIDAGAIICNPGCGPCLGGHMGVLSEGESCISTTNRNFKGRMGDPKSSVYLSNSKVVAASAITGVITNPKDL is encoded by the coding sequence ATGAACATTACTGAAAAAATATTATCCAAAAAAGCGGGTCATGAAGTCACTCCAGGAGAGATAATCGAAATTCCGGTCGATCTTGCAATGTCACATGACGGAACAAGTCCCCCTGCAATCAAAACCTTTGAAAAAGTAGAGGACAAAGTATGGGATCCTGAAAAAATAGCTATAATTTTTGATCATAATGTTCCGGCCAATACAATCGGTTCTGCCGAGTTTCAAAAAGTCTGCAGAGACTTCATCAAAACCCAGAAAATCACTAAAAACTTTATTCACGGCGAAGGAATTTGCCACCAGGTAGTTCCTGAAATGGGACTTGTTGAACCGGGAATGGTAGTGGTTGGAGCAGATTCACATACCTGTACCTATGGTGCATTTGGAGCATTTTCAACAGGAATGGGTGCAACAGACCTTGCAATGGTTTGGGCAACCGGAAAAACCTGGTTCATGGTTCCGGAAGCAATCAGAATGGAAATTGAAGGTGAATTAAATCCATATATTGCTCCTAAAGACATAATCCTAAATATCATCGGAGAAATAGGAATCGCCGGTGCAACATATAAAACTGCAGAATTCTGCGGACCTACAATTGAAAACATGGGCGTTGAAGGAAGAGCAACCATGTGTAATATGGCAATTGAAATGGGAGCTAAAAACGGAATAATGGAACCGAACCGTGACGTTATTGATTATGTCTGTAAAAGAACCGGTAAAAGCGAATCCGAATTAAACATTGTAAAATCAGATGAAGATGCAATATACTCACAGGAGATGCACTTTGACATTTCCGATATGGAACCTCAAATTGCATGTCCGAATGATGTCGACAATGTTTGTGACATCTCAAAAATCGAAGGAACCATCATTGACCAATGTCTGATTGGTTCCTGTACAAATGGAAGACTATCAGACTTAAAAGATGCATGTGATATCTTGGAAAATCAAAAGATATCCGATGACATCAGATTATTAATACTTCCTGCTTCAAGAGAAATTTACAAAAAGGCAATGCATTTAGGATACATTGATACATTCATAGATGCTGGAGCCATCATCTGTAATCCGGGCTGCGGACCATGCCTTGGAGGACATATGGGAGTATTATCTGAAGGAGAATCATGCATTTCAACAACAAATAGAAACTTTAAAGGAAGAATGGGAGATCCAAAGTCTTCTGTTTACCTTTCAAATTCAAAAGTAGTAGCTGCTTCAGCAATTACAGGCGTTATTACAAATCCAAAAGACCTTTAA
- a CDS encoding chorismate pyruvate-lyase family protein: MTIRKNEANKRLIEKINDLEQEYGKTFSNTQKILLTTDGSITAILDVLYGKIGLFTIDQHFGIADESHAKLVNVNAGDEINFREVIMHKGKQPLIYAISHVPLGRCSEEICSDLLRADIPIGRILKNYKIESRREINNIYIEKPNEMLKDLYKTDEDFLARDYVIINNNEILMWIKEMFPVSYFTEI; the protein is encoded by the coding sequence ATGACAATAAGAAAAAACGAAGCAAATAAGAGACTCATTGAAAAAATAAATGATTTAGAACAAGAATACGGCAAAACATTTTCAAACACGCAAAAAATCCTATTGACAACAGACGGGTCCATTACTGCCATTTTAGATGTACTATACGGTAAAATCGGCTTATTTACCATAGACCAGCATTTTGGAATCGCAGATGAGAGTCATGCAAAACTGGTGAATGTTAATGCAGGGGATGAAATCAATTTCAGAGAAGTTATAATGCATAAGGGAAAACAGCCTCTAATATATGCAATATCCCACGTTCCATTAGGCCGATGCAGTGAGGAAATCTGTTCCGATTTACTTAGAGCAGACATACCTATTGGAAGAATATTAAAAAATTATAAAATAGAATCCAGAAGGGAAATCAACAATATTTACATTGAAAAGCCAAATGAAATGTTAAAAGACTTATACAAAACAGATGAAGATTTTTTAGCTCGTGATTACGTTATAATCAACAATAACGAAATATTAATGTGGATTAAAGAAATGTTTCCAGTGAGCTATTTTACAGAAATATAG